The following are encoded in a window of Oncorhynchus masou masou isolate Uvic2021 chromosome 17, UVic_Omas_1.1, whole genome shotgun sequence genomic DNA:
- the LOC135558740 gene encoding neuropilin and tolloid-like protein 1 codes for MVNKFALPLAVVASLITIGLSGTPGKKAVTNNSGVTPIGQCGTWIKEAEGGLFTSPNYPQKYPPERTCIYIIEASPRQCIDLFFDEKYSIEPSWECKFDHIEVRDGPFSFSTLIGRYCGQESPLYIKSSGRYLHIKFVADGELEAIGFSARYNFTQDPEFKDMGVLPPLPFCEFDLGGSDGIIDSAAILKEGKALQTEAVDCRWFIRAPPKGRIYLRFLEYEMHNSNECKRNFVAVYDGSSSVEHLKNKFCSTVANDVMLVTSVGVIRMWADQGSRKSRFRILFTTFLEPPCEAEAFFCHSNMCINTSLVCNGIQNCVYPWDENNCKEKRKASILDNIDHTNVAIILVTCGLVVVLLIVASIIQVKQPRKKYIIRRDDFDPTLLHETFEPPHYELCTLRRAASADHMSEMAMAEDFDKFQKLRRSSSKCIRDHHCGGAHSQVSSVRGSQSNLSVRDAAIMSDMPLSQSHQATPSSHRNILMMKYSYSQDGQDGCDQDDDMDDCQTPSQSHHVLSPHQSMSNDF; via the exons ATGGTGAACAAATTTGCCTTGCCTCTCG CAGTAGTTGCAAGTCTAATCACTATTGGATTGTCTGGTACACCGGGGAAAAAAGCAG TGACAAACAATTCAGGGGTGACTCCAATAGGCCAATGTGGCACCTGGATAAAGGAGGCTGAGGGAGGCCTGTTCACCTCCCCCAACTACCCCCAAAAGTACCCACCAGAGCGAACATGTATTTATATCATTGAAG CTTCACCAAGACAATGCATCGACCTCTTCTTTGATGAGAAATATTCAATAGAGCCTTCATGGGAATGCAAATTTGACCACATTGAAGTCCGCGATGGGCCCTTTTCCTTCTCCACTTTAATTGGTCGATACTGTGGCCAGGAAAGCCCTTTGTATATTAAATCAAGTGGGAGATACCTGCATATAAAGTTTGTTGCAGACGGCGAACTGGAAGCAATTGGATTTTCAGCACGCTATAACTTCACTCAAG ATCCTGAATTTAAAGACATGGGTGTCCTACCGCCTCTGCCTT TTTGCGAATTTGATCTGGGTGGATCAGATGGGATCATTGATTCTGCAGCAATACTCAAAGAGGGCAAAGCCTTGCAGACAGAGGCTGTGGACTGTAGGTGGTTCATTCGAGCACCACCAAAGGGAAGG ATCTATTTGCGATTTTTGGAATATGAGATGCACAACTCCAATGAATGCAAACGTAACTTTGTGGCTGTGTACGACGGAAGTAGCTCAGTGGAGCACCTGAAGAACAAATTCTGCAGCACAGTGGCCAACGATGTCATGTTGGTTACCTCGGTGGGGGTCATACGAATGTGGGCTGATCAGGGCAGCCGAAAAAGCCGCTTCCGGATCCTTTTCACAACCTTCCTAGAGC CTCCATGTGAAGCAGAGGCTTTCTTTTGCCATAGCAACATGTGTATCAACACCAGCTTAGTGTGCAACGGGATCCAGAACTGTGTCTACCCCTGGGACGAGAACAACTGCAAAG AGAAGAGGAAAGCCAGCATCTTAGACAATATTGACCACACCAATGTCGCAATCATTCTAGTCACCTGTGGTCTGGTGGTTGTCCTTCTCATTGTGGCAAGTATCATTCAAGTTAAACAGCCACGCAAAAAATACATCATCAGGAGGGATGACTTTGACCCCACATTGCTCCACGAAACCTTCGAGCCACCACATTATGAACTGTGCACTCTGCGAAGGGCAGCCTCTGCCGACCACATGAGTGAAATGGCTATGGCCGAGGACTTTGATAAGTTTCAGAAACTCAGACGGTCTTCGTCCAAATGCATTCGTGACCACCACTGTGGCGGAGCCCACTCCCAGGTGTCCAGCGTCAGGGGAAGCCAAAGTAACCTGAGTGTGCGGGACGCAGCCATTATGTCAGACATGCCTCTCTCCCAGTCCCACCAGGCCACACCCTCCAGCCACAGGAATATACTGATGATGAAGTACAGTTACTCACAGGACGGGCAGGATGGTTGTGACCAGGATGACGACATGGATGACTGTCAGACCCCGAGCCAGAGCCACCATGTCTTGTCTCCACATCAGTCAATGTCCAATGATTTCTGA
- the atpsckmt gene encoding ATP synthase subunit C lysine N-methyltransferase: MAEQSLLETEAIQCDVNAKDTGFKKRLGLIATGIVGGSLVALYAVAGPFVAPALRKVCLPYVPATTAQVENVLKVLQARSGSLVDIGSGDGRIVIAAAKKGFRAVGFELNPWLVWYSRYRAWRAGVHHSTSFHISDLWKVSFNQYSNVVIFGVPQMMDKLEGKLQTELQSTAKVVACRFPFPTWAPDGTAGEGIDTVWVYDAESFKTERGTHQGHFVTPHQSLGNDDTKSY; this comes from the exons ATGGCAGAACAAAGCCTACTGGAAACTGAGGCGATACAATGTGACGTTAATGCTAAAGACACCGGCTTCAAAAAACGTTTAGGACTGATCGCAACTGGAATTGTCGGGGGGTCATTGGTTGCCCTTTACGCTGTTGCAGGTCCATTTGTTGCACCTGCTTTGAGAAAGGTGTGCCTACCTTATGTTCCCGCAACTACAGCACAGGTGGAAAATGTCCTGAAAGTGCTGCAGGCGAGATCTGGATCCCTCGTGGACATCGGAAGTGGGGATGGAAGAATA GTGATAGCAGCTGCAAAGAAAGGATTTCGAGCTGTTGGATTTGAGTTGAATCCATGGTTGGTGTGGTACTCCCGTTACAGAGCTTGGAGAGCAGGTGTTCATCATTCTACTTCCTTCCACATATCAGATTTATGGAAG GTCAGCTTTAATCAGTACTCGAATGTTGTCATATTTGGAGTACCTCAGATG ATGGATAAGTTGGAGGGCAAACtgcagacagaactacagagcaCAGCTAAAGTGGTGGCCTGCCGTTTCCCTTTTCCCACCTGGGCACCTGATGGCACCGCTGGAGAAGGAATAGACACTGTGTGGGTATACGATGCAGAGTCGTTCAAAACAGAAAGAGGAACACATCAGGGACATTTTGTAACTCCACATCAGTCCCTGGGCAATGATGACACTAAGTCATACTAA